TTTCGACCCATAAAATAGCGGTAACTGTCCACCAAATAATAAAAAGACCCAGAGTATTTGGGTAGGTAATCTTGAAAGACCTTTTGCGCTTCCTTCACGGTCGTACTCGCATGGAGCTCCGTAAGGTAATCCGGGGCCCCTTCCATAAGCTTTTGTTGGGGTACCGCACCGTTGTCGTAAAAATTGTTGCGCAATCTCGCCAGATCTACCTGGTCCTTATCGTATTGGGGACCGGAAAGCGTATTGATTACCACTACTCCTCCAAACCCCTGCATACCATATTTTGCCGTCGAACCAAAACCTTTTAAGACAGCCAGTCTTTTAATTGAAGTAACATTTAGCCAAATAGGGGGATTGGTTAAGATTTGACCATCAACGTCATAAATGGCCGGTCTCCTTAATATTAAAGAAGTTGCTGTGCGGACCCAAACATTTCCGCCATTGAAACAATCGCCTGTAACCGTAATACCCGGAAATCGAGACCTAAGAACCTCTAAAAAACAAGACGCAAAGGGTGTAATTTGGTCTTCATTTAACATATTGATACTCCCAGAGGCCATATCCGTATCCATAATTCCATAAGCGGTCCTGATCAAACGCTTATTGGTTGTATACTCCGCCTCAAGCTCCCTCTGAGATTTTAATTTTCTTGCCCGTTCGGTCACCGTAACCTCGTCCAACCGTTCCGTCTTGGGATACATGGTAATGTTTAGAAAACGGGTCACTTCCTCTACCCTAATTTCTACGGGTTCCATGCCCATATAGGTAAAGGTAATGGTCTCCCCTACTTCGGCCTCTATGGAATACTCTCCATTGGAATCCGTAACCTCCTTATTATTCGTAAGCGACGTAGATACGGCAACATTGGGCATGGGTGCGGAATTGTCGCTGACCGTTCCCTTGATTGTTTTCAAACCATCTTCTTGTGCCATTGAAGCCAATGGAAGAACAATCAATAGAAACAACAACTTTTTCATAACCGGTTGATTTAGTGTTTATCATGTAAGAAGTTACGCAATAAAATGATATGTCCAAAGAAATGATTCATGTATTAATAAGTATTTAACAGTATTTTTATTGTTTCTAATAGTGTTACTATTAATTTAAACTGTCGTTTATCCTCAAGTAGTACATTAAAAGTTTCAGAAACGCTATGAAAGATTTAATATAGGTGATGCCCCTTTAATTTTGGAGTAAGCAAAAGTTCCCTTTGGCATCCATTGAAAAAAACTAATATCCTAGTTTTTCAGACTTGTTGATGGACCCTAATGGGATTTCCAAAAGTTCACGATTGACATTCTTAATATCCATCCTAAAAATATGTATGGCGTCTTTTTGACTTTCGGTTCCATAATCCGTACTTACAGTGATTTTTAAATAGGTAGCCAACCCAGACCTGTTCCCTTTATAAAGGCAATTAATTTTCCACGTACCGTTATCCCCATAGATAAAGAAATCCTTACTGGTATATCCTTTTGACACTAGACTTTCGCCCAATTTTCCATCATTTGCGTTGGCCCATAAACTTAGCAAATTGTTGTTGTCTATAAATTGAAAGTCCAATTCAGCCGTATCATCATTCCATTCCAAAAGAATCCTAATTCTGTCTTCATCCACATTCATTAGATTTGAAAGGGGAATATCCACTTCAGATTCCTTTATGTCCAATAGTGTTTTAACCTCAGTATTGACAACCTGCTGTAAGGCTTCGGGCGGTTTTGAAAAATAGCCCTCCTTGTTTAAATTATAGTACTTAGCATACAAATTCTTACCCCTTGCCTCCATACCGTTCGAGCTATAGGCATGGGCCAAATCTCTATACGATTGCGGAGAATTCGATTTCAAAACAAATAGTTTTTTATAAATCTCAACAGCTAGCTCACTACCGATATACTTATCCAGCAAAAAGGCCAAGGACTTAAGATAGGTGCCATCACTTTTAAACATAACCATACTTTTGTTTAATAATTGGTCTGTAAAGCTCTCCTCTTTCCAAAATTCCAAGAAGTAGTTTAAAGCATCAATATTAAAATTGGCATTGGTTCCATACTTCGGTTCATACGTATTGTATATTGTCTGGGCCTCTTCAATATTTTTGGAAGCATAGATTTCCTTTAAAAAATCTGGCCAATTGCGCCGTGCCTCCTCTTCGCTAATGGCCTTTACCATCTCTGGTTTTTTAATTTTAGCATTACCATTTGTAGGCAAAAAGTTCCCAGACTTCGTATTTATAATTATTACACCTGCGTTACCTATGGACCCATATTTTGCTACCGCGGCCATGCCAGAAAGTACCGCAATACGTTTCACTTGAGACACATCTATAAAATTGGGAAAATTAGGTACTATATGCCCATCAACCTCATAAACGGCAGGTTTTCGATTGGTAGAACCTGATTGTCTCAAATAGATATCAATAGTGCCTCCAAATAATTCATTGTCCCTAGTTGCAAAACCGGTAATTTGACCTCTTATTAAATTCACAAGGTTTGTCGCCCCATTTTTCGCCCCTGTTGAAAATTCACTCTCATCCAAAATTTGCATGTCATACCCTTGGGACTCCTTACTATAGATACCAAAGGATGTTTTTATAATGTCTTTATCCACATCATAATCCCTAAACAATTCTTCTTGTGTTCTTTTTTTCTTTCCAGAACTAGTTACAGTAACTTCTTCCAATTCAAAGACCTGTTCCTCAAGTGCTACGTTAATGGCAAAAGTTGTTTCCAATACGGTTCTAAGCTCACTTTGCATAGGAGGATAGGAGAATTCCAATTGGTCCCCAACTTTGGCCTTTATGGTATATCTACCGCTCTCATCAGTAGTGGTTACCTCTTTCGATAATAGATTTTGAACTTTTACCCCCCGCACCTTTTCGCCTTCTTTAAACACAAACCCACTAACCATACCAATATTCCTACCCATACCTTGTAGTAATTGCTCACTAGAATAGTTAGATACTAAGTTTTCCTCTAACAATACTACATCCTCTTCATCTTCTGATTCTTCCAATAATGAAGTACTTAAAAAATATGTCAAGGCATCTTTTGGATGCCTTTTCCAATTCCCCTGACTTGCATACCTTCGAAAGGAGACCCCTGGCCTATCGTCCCCTGCAACTATAAGTCCATGTTCATTACCATAGCTTTTGATAAGCTCTATACCAATACTAAAATCATCATGTACGATAATATTGTATGGCCTTAAATCTACCCCTACCTTTCCTTTTTTTGTCTTTATGGTATAAAAAATATTCTTTGAGATAAGTTTACGTTCAGGGACTATAGTTTTACCATCATAGATATTAATGCGCACTAACAGACTATCTGACTTGTTTTCCAAAATATAAAAGTAAAAGGTATTCAGCTGTCGTTCCTTTTTGGAAACATAGATTTTAGTGACTAGTTCACCTCCAAGTGCTCCTTTTCCCTCCCAAGAACCAATCTTTGACTTTCCCACATTAGAATATCCAACCATTTTTTCGGTCTTGTTCCTTCTTTTCCTTTTATCTGCGGTTAAAACTACCTCATTTAAACTAATGATTTCCGGTTCCAATTTTACTTCAAAAAATTTAGGCAACCTTAGTACCTCCGTAAATGGTATTCTATATTCCTTGTAGGCAAGAGAGGATATTTTTAGGGTATCATTCTCTGTTAGTAAAGTTGAATCAAATGAAAAGTTAAAAGTGCCATCTTCCTCAGATACGATTCCAAGGCCACGTTCTATAAAGCCTATGTTCACATAGGGCAAAGGAAGTCCCGTGTCCGCATCCGTTACGGTTCCCTTTATAACGGTTTGACCGATAATGATTCCATGGAACATTATGACAAGCAATGTCAAGGCCCATAGTTTTCGGCTAATTTCGAATTTCCGTTTCATGCCCTCAAAATAAATAATTTTCAGAAACCTCTAATTCCCCTGATGCCCTTTTACCCTGGGAATCAACAACAATTCTGTTTGCCTGCCATTCACATACCTAAAACCATCTTGACCATAAAAGCCCGCTTCCTCCAACATGATTCGAATGTCCCGCTCCCACTGAGGAATTGTAACCGTAGTGTTCAATTCAATGGCATACACCGTATTCGGGTTTAAGGGGTAGTTTTCACCATCGTCTTTCATAACTCCTCCTTGACTATCCCACATACCTATGGTGGTGCCGGCGGAATGTCCGTACATTCCAAGCGGATGTGTATAAATGGAAGGCCTTAATCCAGCCGCCTTTGCTTCGGCAAGTGATTTCGCAAGTATCTCATTTCCCGTCCTTCCGACAATCATATTACTGGTCAAGAAATCCTGTACTTTATTCCCATCTTTAAGTCCGTTTACCAAAAAATCCGGAGCTTTCTTTTCTTCAGGCTTCAAAACATAAGCCAATTCTTGACAATCCGTATTCAAACGCAGATACGTGATCCCAAAATCACAATGCAGCAAATCGCCAGGAAGGATGACCATCTCGTCAGGTTTATCAGAAAACGAATAAAATTCAGAATTCTGGTCAGCACTACTACGTTGTACATCTACCGTAGGATGAAACCATGTTTCCAAACCTAAATCCGTAACCTTTTGGCGCATCCACCAGACCACATCGGAAGTCGTGGTTATGCCTGGAGTAATCACTTTTTCAGAGAAGGCCTCGGCAATGATGTCATGAGTAATATCCACCAATTGATTGTAGATTACCATTTCACGCTCCGTCCTAGTCTCTATCCATCGAACGGCCAATTGTTCCGCGGATACTACTTTTGAAGTGAATTTTTTGGGTAAATTGGCCATAAAGGCATCATAATCGGTTTTATCCAATCCGTCTGCAATGTTATGGTCCTTGGAATAGTTGAGCCCAATTCGCTTTGGGTTTCTTTCCGAAATCAACTCCATCAATCGTTTCCACTGGTCCGGTTGCTTTTCCTTTTCCCAAGCTGATTCAATATTTTTTCCCACGTTGTAACGAGCTACTGCCAATTTTTCAATAGTGTTCTTGCTCTTGTCCCTATAAAATAAAAGAATAGTCCTTCTTCTTGCATTCAACCAGGTGGCTGGTAACATGGTGCGCAGGACCGGGTCCTCATTATATTCCCTGGATATCACTACCCACATATCGATGTTCGCGGCATCCATGAGTTTTGGCAAAAGGTTATTGAAACGGTCATCAAGGATTTCATCTACAACTTTTGCACGTTCTTGTTCATTTAAAATTCTTTGTGCATTAAGATTAAATGCGAAGCATAAGATCAAAAAGAATAAAGTTCTTCTCATATTAGTAATTGGTATTTGTTAATTATTTAATGCCTTTTTCAAGGTTAGGTCTCGTTGTATTTTTCCAGTATCGGTTCTAATAAACTCCTTAAGATAAACTATATTTTTAGGACGTTCGTAAGGTTCCAAACTATGTACTGAATTTAAATCTTTTATTTTGATTTCATCTGGGTTGTCCGTTTCAAGGACTAGAATTAATTTTTGTCCCAACACCTTATCCTCTATAGCCCCAATCATAAAAGGCCTATTCAAAAAGGATTGCAATTTACCTTCTACAATCTCTGG
This window of the Maribacter cobaltidurans genome carries:
- a CDS encoding carboxypeptidase-like regulatory domain-containing protein translates to MKKLLFLLIVLPLASMAQEDGLKTIKGTVSDNSAPMPNVAVSTSLTNNKEVTDSNGEYSIEAEVGETITFTYMGMEPVEIRVEEVTRFLNITMYPKTERLDEVTVTERARKLKSQRELEAEYTTNKRLIRTAYGIMDTDMASGSINMLNEDQITPFASCFLEVLRSRFPGITVTGDCFNGGNVWVRTATSLILRRPAIYDVDGQILTNPPIWLNVTSIKRLAVLKGFGSTAKYGMQGFGGVVVINTLSGPQYDKDQVDLARLRNNFYDNGAVPQQKLMEGAPDYLTELHASTTVKEAQKVFQDYLPKYSGSFYYLVDSYRYFMGRKNETFAEGLIRENFGRFNDNPVALKSLAYVYESFQEYEKVHELYKEIFILRPNYGQSYLDLANSYRQIGDYQKALDLYTRYEYLLENGFMSDERGEFSNLMNWEMNNLIALEGGNLMSKKNLRKYALEDDFKGTRLVFEWADSEAEFELQFVHPDNQYFKWNHTLKDNSERIYDEKKVGYSVTEQLIYDSFEGSWQVNVNYLGNKSLTPTYLKATIYHNYGKPSQTAEIKVFKLMTKNVNQQLFTVSNRTNLVSN
- a CDS encoding carboxypeptidase-like regulatory domain-containing protein, with translation MKRKFEISRKLWALTLLVIMFHGIIIGQTVIKGTVTDADTGLPLPYVNIGFIERGLGIVSEEDGTFNFSFDSTLLTENDTLKISSLAYKEYRIPFTEVLRLPKFFEVKLEPEIISLNEVVLTADKRKRRNKTEKMVGYSNVGKSKIGSWEGKGALGGELVTKIYVSKKERQLNTFYFYILENKSDSLLVRINIYDGKTIVPERKLISKNIFYTIKTKKGKVGVDLRPYNIIVHDDFSIGIELIKSYGNEHGLIVAGDDRPGVSFRRYASQGNWKRHPKDALTYFLSTSLLEESEDEEDVVLLEENLVSNYSSEQLLQGMGRNIGMVSGFVFKEGEKVRGVKVQNLLSKEVTTTDESGRYTIKAKVGDQLEFSYPPMQSELRTVLETTFAINVALEEQVFELEEVTVTSSGKKKRTQEELFRDYDVDKDIIKTSFGIYSKESQGYDMQILDESEFSTGAKNGATNLVNLIRGQITGFATRDNELFGGTIDIYLRQSGSTNRKPAVYEVDGHIVPNFPNFIDVSQVKRIAVLSGMAAVAKYGSIGNAGVIIINTKSGNFLPTNGNAKIKKPEMVKAISEEEARRNWPDFLKEIYASKNIEEAQTIYNTYEPKYGTNANFNIDALNYFLEFWKEESFTDQLLNKSMVMFKSDGTYLKSLAFLLDKYIGSELAVEIYKKLFVLKSNSPQSYRDLAHAYSSNGMEARGKNLYAKYYNLNKEGYFSKPPEALQQVVNTEVKTLLDIKESEVDIPLSNLMNVDEDRIRILLEWNDDTAELDFQFIDNNNLLSLWANANDGKLGESLVSKGYTSKDFFIYGDNGTWKINCLYKGNRSGLATYLKITVSTDYGTESQKDAIHIFRMDIKNVNRELLEIPLGSINKSEKLGY
- a CDS encoding M24 family metallopeptidase, coding for MRRTLFFLILCFAFNLNAQRILNEQERAKVVDEILDDRFNNLLPKLMDAANIDMWVVISREYNEDPVLRTMLPATWLNARRRTILLFYRDKSKNTIEKLAVARYNVGKNIESAWEKEKQPDQWKRLMELISERNPKRIGLNYSKDHNIADGLDKTDYDAFMANLPKKFTSKVVSAEQLAVRWIETRTEREMVIYNQLVDITHDIIAEAFSEKVITPGITTTSDVVWWMRQKVTDLGLETWFHPTVDVQRSSADQNSEFYSFSDKPDEMVILPGDLLHCDFGITYLRLNTDCQELAYVLKPEEKKAPDFLVNGLKDGNKVQDFLTSNMIVGRTGNEILAKSLAEAKAAGLRPSIYTHPLGMYGHSAGTTIGMWDSQGGVMKDDGENYPLNPNTVYAIELNTTVTIPQWERDIRIMLEEAGFYGQDGFRYVNGRQTELLLIPRVKGHQGN